A genomic region of Ictidomys tridecemlineatus isolate mIctTri1 chromosome 10, mIctTri1.hap1, whole genome shotgun sequence contains the following coding sequences:
- the Kctd7 gene encoding BTB/POZ domain-containing protein KCTD7 isoform X3 — translation MLAAMFSGRHYIPTDAEGRYFIDRDGTHFGDVLNFLRSGDLPPRERVRAVHKEAQYYAIGPLLEQLENVQPLKGEKVRQAFLGLMPYYKDHLERIVEIARLRAVQRKARFAKLKVCVFKEEMPITPYECPLLNSLRFERSESDGQLFEHHCEVDVSFGPWEAVADVYDLLHCLVTDLAAQGLTVDHQCIGVCDKHLVNHYYCKRPIYEFKITWCFRRTQHLCLYVVLRIELGPHA, via the exons ATGCTGGCTGCCATGTTCAGCGGGCGACATTACATCCCCACAGATGCAGAGGGCCGGTACTTCATCGACCGAGATGGCACACACTTTGG GGACGTGCTGAACTTCCTGCGCTCAGGAGACCTGCCGCCCCGGGAGCGCGTGCGCGCCGTGCACAAGGAGGCCCAGTACTACGCCATCGGGCCGCTGCTGGAGCAGCTGGAGAACGTGCAGCCGCTCAAGGGTGAGAAGGTGCGCCAGGCCTTCCTGGGGCTCATGCCCTACTACAAAG ACCACTTGGAGCGGATCGTGGAGATTGCACGGCTGCGGGCGGTGCAGCGCAAGGCACGCTTCGCCAAGCTCAAGGTCTGCGTCTTCAAGGAGGAAATGCCCATCACGCCGTACGAGTGTCCACTGCTCAATTCCCTACGCTTCGAGCGGAGTGAGAGTGATGGTCAGCTCTTCGAGCACCACTGTGAAGTGGACGTGTCCTTTGGGCCCTGGGAGGCCGTGGCGGACGTCTACGACCTGCTGCACTGCCTGGTCACCGACCTGGCGGCCCAGGGCCTCACGGTGGACCACCAGTGCATTGGGGTGTGCGACAAGCACCTGGTCAACCACTACTACTGCAAGCGCCCCATCTACGAGTTCAAGATCACCTGGTG ttttcggcggacacaacatctttgtttgtatgtggtgctgaggatcgaactcgggccacacgcatga